The proteins below come from a single Ictalurus punctatus breed USDA103 chromosome 29, Coco_2.0, whole genome shotgun sequence genomic window:
- the vit gene encoding vitrin isoform X11 codes for MLRAPLATIFFGLLLVFSSKAKPNGKDKKAKQVVPDIECDARAGKISFPEFIVRCPSSCRETKEKVYGTVVFASISSICNAAIHNGVITNAGGKVIVKKMAGQEPYKGTFANGIRSLSLPKWRESFTVSVGKPKKGVIYPATLESQKEHSTTSPTTPAPDPTTTTSELTTTTTTTTTTPPPTTPTTTTTTTARPRAAVHKVRDAGNSHPYLAAASARQTQNGQAKGLHQVVRSGSAFAGRFPPRINPGARRPEAGANNRRQPSVPATSDVSNSEPDTGYTWSNVDTVDSPAPQPADTDSGPKHLPETLHTRVEPVEVWKPEGNPFDLDLSDRGKDPLPRVPDTQGNTNCKVDIAFLMDGSWSIGKRRFKIQKDFLSEVSQVINVGINGPMMGIIQYGDDPVTEFSLRQFSSSKDLKPAIDKIIQKGGLSNVGTALFYVNKHFFSDANGNRGGAPNVVVVLVDGWPTDKVEEASRLARESGINIFFVTIEGPDDSEKHNVVEANFVDKAVCRTNGFFSLPVTSWFALRKAAQPLVKRVCDTDRLVCSKTCLNANDIAFVIDGSSSVGTGNFRTVLQFVANVTREFEISDTDTRIGAVQYTYEQRLEFAFGQHNTKADVLNAIRRINYWSGGTSTGAAITYAAEKLFSKSKPNKRKIMIVITDGRSYDDVRAPALAVHHSGVIAYSIGIAWAAQDELEYIATDPDKDHSFFVDEFDNLYKYVPKIIHNICHEFNSQPRN; via the exons ATGTTGAGAGCTCCACTTGCCACCATCTTTTTTG GACTCCTTCTTGTTTTTAGCAGCAAGGCTAAGCCAAATGGAAAAGACAAGAAGGCAAAACAAG TTGTGCCAGATATAGAATGTGATGCGCGTGCAGGGAAAATCAGCTTCCCAGAATTCATTGTTCGGTGCCCATCCAGTTGCCGTGAGACCAAGGAGAAGGTTTATGGGACGGTCGTCTTTGCCTCCATATCCAGCATTTGCAATGCTGCTATTCACAA TGGGGTCATTACGAATGCTGGAGGAAAGGTGATCGTAAAGAAGATGGCAGGACAAGAGCCGTATAAAGGCACTTTTGCAAATGGCATCCGCTCACTGTCCCTCCCCAAATGGAGAGAGTCTTTCACCGTCTCAG TTGGCAAGCCAAAAAAAGGTGTGATCTACCCTGCTACCTTGGAAA GTCAGAAGGAACACTCCACCACATCGCCCACAACGCCAGCTCCAGACCCAACGACAACCACAAGCGAGctaaccaccaccaccacaaccaccaccacaacccCACCCCCAACAACTCCCACCACAACTACGACCACCACCGCGAGGCCACGGGCTGCAGTTCATAAAGTCAGAGATGCAG GCAACAGTCATCCATACCTTGCAGCAGCCAGTGCAC GACAGACACAGAATGGCCAAGCAAAGGGTCTTCATCAAG TAGTCAGAAGTGGCTCAGCCTTTGCAGGAAGATTTCCACCTCGTATCAACCCAG GTGCACGCAGGCCAGAGGCAGGTGCCAATAATAGGAGACAGCCATCAGTTCCTGCTACCTCAG ATGTTAGTAACTCTGAGCCAGATACAGGCTACACATGGAGCAACGTGGACACTGTTGATTCTCCAG CTCCTCAACCAGCAGATACAGACAGTGGACCAAAGCACCTCCCTGAAACTCTCCATACGAGAG TGGAGCCAGTGGAGGTGTGGAAGCCAGAAGGGAACCCGTTTGATTTAG ACCTTAGTGACCGAGGGAAAGACCCCTTACCCAGAGTTCCAGACACTCAGGGAAACACAA ACTGTAAAGTTGACATCGCCTTCCTCATGGATGGCAGCTGGAGCATTGGCAAGCGTCGTTTTAAGATCCAGAAAgacttcctgtctgaggttTCCCAAGTCATTAATGTAGGCATAAATGGCCCAATGATGGGGATCATCCAGTATGG GGATGATCCAGTGACAGAGTTCAGTCTACGCCAGTTCTCTAGCTCCAAAGACCTCAAACCTGCTATTGACAAGATTATTCAGAAAGGCGGGCTCTCCAATGTGG GGACAGCCCTCTTTTACGTCAACAAGCATTTCTTCAGCGATGCTAATGGAAACCGAGGTGGGGCACCCAATGTTGTTGTGGTGCTGGTGGACGGCTGGCCTACAGACAAAGTGGAGGAGGCTTCAAGATTGGCACGGGAATCAGGCATCAATATCTTTTTTGTTACCATTGAAGGCCCAGATGACAGCGAGAAGCACAATGTGGTTGAGGCCAATTTTGTGGACAAG GCTGTGTGCAGGACCAATGGCTTCTTCTCACTGCCAGTGACCAGCTGGTTTGCTCTACGTAAGGCAGCACAGCCTCTGgtgaaacgtgtgtgtgatACAGACCGGCTCGTGTGCAGCAAGACATGCCTGAATGCCAATGACATCGCCTTTGTAATTGACGGCTCAAGCAGCGTAGGTACCGGCAACTTCCGTACTGTGCTGCAGTTCGTGGCCAACGTGACGCGTGAGTTCGAGATCTCCGACACGGATACACGTATTGGTGCTGTGCAGTACACTTATGAGCAGCGACTCGAGTTTGCCTTTGGCCAGCATAACACCAAGGCTGATGTCCTAAATGCCATTCGCCGCATCAATTACTGGAGTGGGGGTACTAGTACGGGTGCCGCCATCACTTATGCTGCTGAGAAGCTCTTCAGCAAGTCCAAGCCAAACAAGCGTAAGATCATGATTGTCATCACAGATGGGCGCTCCTATGATGATGTGCGTGCGCCCGCTCTGGCAGTGCACCACTCTG GTGTGATTGCTTACTCCATCGGCATTGCCTGGGCTGCACAGGATGAGCTAGAATACATCGCCACAGACCCAGACAAAGATCACTCCTTCTTTGTGGATGAGTTCGACAACCTCTATAAGTATGTGCCCAAGATCATACACAACATCTGCCACGAGTTTAACTCTCAGCCACGGAACTAA
- the vit gene encoding vitrin isoform X7, which translates to MLRAPLATIFFGLLLVFSSKAKPNGKDKKAKQVVPDIECDARAGKISFPEFIVRCPSSCRETKEKVYGTVVFASISSICNAAIHNGVITNAGGKVIVKKMAGQEPYKGTFANGIRSLSLPKWRESFTVSVGKPKKGVIYPATLESQKEHSTTSPTTPAPDPTTTTSELTTTTTTTTTTPPPTTPTTTTTTTARPRAAVHKVRDAGARRPEAGANNRRQPSVPATSAFSRVQPVQPERNQHTIPTNPALARRKWPHPVYAQPNWFSGPKRPTDVSNSEPDTGYTWSNVDTVDSPASDPRPEISEYERWYFGQYPPQPADTDSGPKHLPETLHTRVEPVEVWKPEGNPFDLDLSDRGKDPLPRVPDTQGNTNCKVDIAFLMDGSWSIGKRRFKIQKDFLSEVSQVINVGINGPMMGIIQYGDDPVTEFSLRQFSSSKDLKPAIDKIIQKGGLSNVGTALFYVNKHFFSDANGNRGGAPNVVVVLVDGWPTDKVEEASRLARESGINIFFVTIEGPDDSEKHNVVEANFVDKAVCRTNGFFSLPVTSWFALRKAAQPLVKRVCDTDRLVCSKTCLNANDIAFVIDGSSSVGTGNFRTVLQFVANVTREFEISDTDTRIGAVQYTYEQRLEFAFGQHNTKADVLNAIRRINYWSGGTSTGAAITYAAEKLFSKSKPNKRKIMIVITDGRSYDDVRAPALAVHHSGVIAYSIGIAWAAQDELEYIATDPDKDHSFFVDEFDNLYKYVPKIIHNICHEFNSQPRN; encoded by the exons ATGTTGAGAGCTCCACTTGCCACCATCTTTTTTG GACTCCTTCTTGTTTTTAGCAGCAAGGCTAAGCCAAATGGAAAAGACAAGAAGGCAAAACAAG TTGTGCCAGATATAGAATGTGATGCGCGTGCAGGGAAAATCAGCTTCCCAGAATTCATTGTTCGGTGCCCATCCAGTTGCCGTGAGACCAAGGAGAAGGTTTATGGGACGGTCGTCTTTGCCTCCATATCCAGCATTTGCAATGCTGCTATTCACAA TGGGGTCATTACGAATGCTGGAGGAAAGGTGATCGTAAAGAAGATGGCAGGACAAGAGCCGTATAAAGGCACTTTTGCAAATGGCATCCGCTCACTGTCCCTCCCCAAATGGAGAGAGTCTTTCACCGTCTCAG TTGGCAAGCCAAAAAAAGGTGTGATCTACCCTGCTACCTTGGAAA GTCAGAAGGAACACTCCACCACATCGCCCACAACGCCAGCTCCAGACCCAACGACAACCACAAGCGAGctaaccaccaccaccacaaccaccaccacaacccCACCCCCAACAACTCCCACCACAACTACGACCACCACCGCGAGGCCACGGGCTGCAGTTCATAAAGTCAGAGATGCAG GTGCACGCAGGCCAGAGGCAGGTGCCAATAATAGGAGACAGCCATCAGTTCCTGCTACCTCAG CTTTCAGTCGGGTCCAGCCAGTCCAGCCAGAGAGGAACCAGCATACCATTCCCACCAATCCTG CCCTTGCTCGGAGAAAATGGCCACATCCTGTCTACGCCCAACCCAATTGGTTTTCTGGTCCAAAGAGACCAACAG ATGTTAGTAACTCTGAGCCAGATACAGGCTACACATGGAGCAACGTGGACACTGTTGATTCTCCAG CTTCAGACCCAAGACCAGAAATATCAGAGTATGAGCGCTGGTACTTTGGACAGTATC CTCCTCAACCAGCAGATACAGACAGTGGACCAAAGCACCTCCCTGAAACTCTCCATACGAGAG TGGAGCCAGTGGAGGTGTGGAAGCCAGAAGGGAACCCGTTTGATTTAG ACCTTAGTGACCGAGGGAAAGACCCCTTACCCAGAGTTCCAGACACTCAGGGAAACACAA ACTGTAAAGTTGACATCGCCTTCCTCATGGATGGCAGCTGGAGCATTGGCAAGCGTCGTTTTAAGATCCAGAAAgacttcctgtctgaggttTCCCAAGTCATTAATGTAGGCATAAATGGCCCAATGATGGGGATCATCCAGTATGG GGATGATCCAGTGACAGAGTTCAGTCTACGCCAGTTCTCTAGCTCCAAAGACCTCAAACCTGCTATTGACAAGATTATTCAGAAAGGCGGGCTCTCCAATGTGG GGACAGCCCTCTTTTACGTCAACAAGCATTTCTTCAGCGATGCTAATGGAAACCGAGGTGGGGCACCCAATGTTGTTGTGGTGCTGGTGGACGGCTGGCCTACAGACAAAGTGGAGGAGGCTTCAAGATTGGCACGGGAATCAGGCATCAATATCTTTTTTGTTACCATTGAAGGCCCAGATGACAGCGAGAAGCACAATGTGGTTGAGGCCAATTTTGTGGACAAG GCTGTGTGCAGGACCAATGGCTTCTTCTCACTGCCAGTGACCAGCTGGTTTGCTCTACGTAAGGCAGCACAGCCTCTGgtgaaacgtgtgtgtgatACAGACCGGCTCGTGTGCAGCAAGACATGCCTGAATGCCAATGACATCGCCTTTGTAATTGACGGCTCAAGCAGCGTAGGTACCGGCAACTTCCGTACTGTGCTGCAGTTCGTGGCCAACGTGACGCGTGAGTTCGAGATCTCCGACACGGATACACGTATTGGTGCTGTGCAGTACACTTATGAGCAGCGACTCGAGTTTGCCTTTGGCCAGCATAACACCAAGGCTGATGTCCTAAATGCCATTCGCCGCATCAATTACTGGAGTGGGGGTACTAGTACGGGTGCCGCCATCACTTATGCTGCTGAGAAGCTCTTCAGCAAGTCCAAGCCAAACAAGCGTAAGATCATGATTGTCATCACAGATGGGCGCTCCTATGATGATGTGCGTGCGCCCGCTCTGGCAGTGCACCACTCTG GTGTGATTGCTTACTCCATCGGCATTGCCTGGGCTGCACAGGATGAGCTAGAATACATCGCCACAGACCCAGACAAAGATCACTCCTTCTTTGTGGATGAGTTCGACAACCTCTATAAGTATGTGCCCAAGATCATACACAACATCTGCCACGAGTTTAACTCTCAGCCACGGAACTAA
- the vit gene encoding vitrin isoform X3, whose amino-acid sequence MLRAPLATIFFGLLLVFSSKAKPNGKDKKAKQVVPDIECDARAGKISFPEFIVRCPSSCRETKEKVYGTVVFASISSICNAAIHNGVITNAGGKVIVKKMAGQEPYKGTFANGIRSLSLPKWRESFTVSVGKPKKGVIYPATLESQKEHSTTSPTTPAPDPTTTTSELTTTTTTTTTTPPPTTPTTTTTTTARPRAAVHKVRDAGNSHPYLAAASARQTQNGQAKGLHQVVRSGSAFAGRFPPRINPGARRPEAGANNRRQPSVPATSAFSRVQPVQPERNQHTIPTNPALARRKWPHPVYAQPNWFSGPKRPTDVSNSEPDTGYTWSNVDTVDSPASDPRPEISEYERWYFGQYPPQPADTDSGPKHLPETLHTRDLSDRGKDPLPRVPDTQGNTNCKVDIAFLMDGSWSIGKRRFKIQKDFLSEVSQVINVGINGPMMGIIQYGDDPVTEFSLRQFSSSKDLKPAIDKIIQKGGLSNVGTALFYVNKHFFSDANGNRGGAPNVVVVLVDGWPTDKVEEASRLARESGINIFFVTIEGPDDSEKHNVVEANFVDKAVCRTNGFFSLPVTSWFALRKAAQPLVKRVCDTDRLVCSKTCLNANDIAFVIDGSSSVGTGNFRTVLQFVANVTREFEISDTDTRIGAVQYTYEQRLEFAFGQHNTKADVLNAIRRINYWSGGTSTGAAITYAAEKLFSKSKPNKRKIMIVITDGRSYDDVRAPALAVHHSGVIAYSIGIAWAAQDELEYIATDPDKDHSFFVDEFDNLYKYVPKIIHNICHEFNSQPRN is encoded by the exons ATGTTGAGAGCTCCACTTGCCACCATCTTTTTTG GACTCCTTCTTGTTTTTAGCAGCAAGGCTAAGCCAAATGGAAAAGACAAGAAGGCAAAACAAG TTGTGCCAGATATAGAATGTGATGCGCGTGCAGGGAAAATCAGCTTCCCAGAATTCATTGTTCGGTGCCCATCCAGTTGCCGTGAGACCAAGGAGAAGGTTTATGGGACGGTCGTCTTTGCCTCCATATCCAGCATTTGCAATGCTGCTATTCACAA TGGGGTCATTACGAATGCTGGAGGAAAGGTGATCGTAAAGAAGATGGCAGGACAAGAGCCGTATAAAGGCACTTTTGCAAATGGCATCCGCTCACTGTCCCTCCCCAAATGGAGAGAGTCTTTCACCGTCTCAG TTGGCAAGCCAAAAAAAGGTGTGATCTACCCTGCTACCTTGGAAA GTCAGAAGGAACACTCCACCACATCGCCCACAACGCCAGCTCCAGACCCAACGACAACCACAAGCGAGctaaccaccaccaccacaaccaccaccacaacccCACCCCCAACAACTCCCACCACAACTACGACCACCACCGCGAGGCCACGGGCTGCAGTTCATAAAGTCAGAGATGCAG GCAACAGTCATCCATACCTTGCAGCAGCCAGTGCAC GACAGACACAGAATGGCCAAGCAAAGGGTCTTCATCAAG TAGTCAGAAGTGGCTCAGCCTTTGCAGGAAGATTTCCACCTCGTATCAACCCAG GTGCACGCAGGCCAGAGGCAGGTGCCAATAATAGGAGACAGCCATCAGTTCCTGCTACCTCAG CTTTCAGTCGGGTCCAGCCAGTCCAGCCAGAGAGGAACCAGCATACCATTCCCACCAATCCTG CCCTTGCTCGGAGAAAATGGCCACATCCTGTCTACGCCCAACCCAATTGGTTTTCTGGTCCAAAGAGACCAACAG ATGTTAGTAACTCTGAGCCAGATACAGGCTACACATGGAGCAACGTGGACACTGTTGATTCTCCAG CTTCAGACCCAAGACCAGAAATATCAGAGTATGAGCGCTGGTACTTTGGACAGTATC CTCCTCAACCAGCAGATACAGACAGTGGACCAAAGCACCTCCCTGAAACTCTCCATACGAGAG ACCTTAGTGACCGAGGGAAAGACCCCTTACCCAGAGTTCCAGACACTCAGGGAAACACAA ACTGTAAAGTTGACATCGCCTTCCTCATGGATGGCAGCTGGAGCATTGGCAAGCGTCGTTTTAAGATCCAGAAAgacttcctgtctgaggttTCCCAAGTCATTAATGTAGGCATAAATGGCCCAATGATGGGGATCATCCAGTATGG GGATGATCCAGTGACAGAGTTCAGTCTACGCCAGTTCTCTAGCTCCAAAGACCTCAAACCTGCTATTGACAAGATTATTCAGAAAGGCGGGCTCTCCAATGTGG GGACAGCCCTCTTTTACGTCAACAAGCATTTCTTCAGCGATGCTAATGGAAACCGAGGTGGGGCACCCAATGTTGTTGTGGTGCTGGTGGACGGCTGGCCTACAGACAAAGTGGAGGAGGCTTCAAGATTGGCACGGGAATCAGGCATCAATATCTTTTTTGTTACCATTGAAGGCCCAGATGACAGCGAGAAGCACAATGTGGTTGAGGCCAATTTTGTGGACAAG GCTGTGTGCAGGACCAATGGCTTCTTCTCACTGCCAGTGACCAGCTGGTTTGCTCTACGTAAGGCAGCACAGCCTCTGgtgaaacgtgtgtgtgatACAGACCGGCTCGTGTGCAGCAAGACATGCCTGAATGCCAATGACATCGCCTTTGTAATTGACGGCTCAAGCAGCGTAGGTACCGGCAACTTCCGTACTGTGCTGCAGTTCGTGGCCAACGTGACGCGTGAGTTCGAGATCTCCGACACGGATACACGTATTGGTGCTGTGCAGTACACTTATGAGCAGCGACTCGAGTTTGCCTTTGGCCAGCATAACACCAAGGCTGATGTCCTAAATGCCATTCGCCGCATCAATTACTGGAGTGGGGGTACTAGTACGGGTGCCGCCATCACTTATGCTGCTGAGAAGCTCTTCAGCAAGTCCAAGCCAAACAAGCGTAAGATCATGATTGTCATCACAGATGGGCGCTCCTATGATGATGTGCGTGCGCCCGCTCTGGCAGTGCACCACTCTG GTGTGATTGCTTACTCCATCGGCATTGCCTGGGCTGCACAGGATGAGCTAGAATACATCGCCACAGACCCAGACAAAGATCACTCCTTCTTTGTGGATGAGTTCGACAACCTCTATAAGTATGTGCCCAAGATCATACACAACATCTGCCACGAGTTTAACTCTCAGCCACGGAACTAA
- the vit gene encoding vitrin isoform X14, with protein MLRAPLATIFFGLLLVFSSKAKPNGKDKKAKQVVPDIECDARAGKISFPEFIVRCPSSCRETKEKVYGTVVFASISSICNAAIHNGVITNAGGKVIVKKMAGQEPYKGTFANGIRSLSLPKWRESFTVSVGKPKKGVIYPATLESQKEHSTTSPTTPAPDPTTTTSELTTTTTTTTTTPPPTTPTTTTTTTARPRAAVHKVRDAGARRPEAGANNRRQPSVPATSASDPRPEISEYERWYFGQYPPQPADTDSGPKHLPETLHTRVEPVEVWKPEGNPFDLDLSDRGKDPLPRVPDTQGNTNCKVDIAFLMDGSWSIGKRRFKIQKDFLSEVSQVINVGINGPMMGIIQYGDDPVTEFSLRQFSSSKDLKPAIDKIIQKGGLSNVGTALFYVNKHFFSDANGNRGGAPNVVVVLVDGWPTDKVEEASRLARESGINIFFVTIEGPDDSEKHNVVEANFVDKAVCRTNGFFSLPVTSWFALRKAAQPLVKRVCDTDRLVCSKTCLNANDIAFVIDGSSSVGTGNFRTVLQFVANVTREFEISDTDTRIGAVQYTYEQRLEFAFGQHNTKADVLNAIRRINYWSGGTSTGAAITYAAEKLFSKSKPNKRKIMIVITDGRSYDDVRAPALAVHHSGVIAYSIGIAWAAQDELEYIATDPDKDHSFFVDEFDNLYKYVPKIIHNICHEFNSQPRN; from the exons ATGTTGAGAGCTCCACTTGCCACCATCTTTTTTG GACTCCTTCTTGTTTTTAGCAGCAAGGCTAAGCCAAATGGAAAAGACAAGAAGGCAAAACAAG TTGTGCCAGATATAGAATGTGATGCGCGTGCAGGGAAAATCAGCTTCCCAGAATTCATTGTTCGGTGCCCATCCAGTTGCCGTGAGACCAAGGAGAAGGTTTATGGGACGGTCGTCTTTGCCTCCATATCCAGCATTTGCAATGCTGCTATTCACAA TGGGGTCATTACGAATGCTGGAGGAAAGGTGATCGTAAAGAAGATGGCAGGACAAGAGCCGTATAAAGGCACTTTTGCAAATGGCATCCGCTCACTGTCCCTCCCCAAATGGAGAGAGTCTTTCACCGTCTCAG TTGGCAAGCCAAAAAAAGGTGTGATCTACCCTGCTACCTTGGAAA GTCAGAAGGAACACTCCACCACATCGCCCACAACGCCAGCTCCAGACCCAACGACAACCACAAGCGAGctaaccaccaccaccacaaccaccaccacaacccCACCCCCAACAACTCCCACCACAACTACGACCACCACCGCGAGGCCACGGGCTGCAGTTCATAAAGTCAGAGATGCAG GTGCACGCAGGCCAGAGGCAGGTGCCAATAATAGGAGACAGCCATCAGTTCCTGCTACCTCAG CTTCAGACCCAAGACCAGAAATATCAGAGTATGAGCGCTGGTACTTTGGACAGTATC CTCCTCAACCAGCAGATACAGACAGTGGACCAAAGCACCTCCCTGAAACTCTCCATACGAGAG TGGAGCCAGTGGAGGTGTGGAAGCCAGAAGGGAACCCGTTTGATTTAG ACCTTAGTGACCGAGGGAAAGACCCCTTACCCAGAGTTCCAGACACTCAGGGAAACACAA ACTGTAAAGTTGACATCGCCTTCCTCATGGATGGCAGCTGGAGCATTGGCAAGCGTCGTTTTAAGATCCAGAAAgacttcctgtctgaggttTCCCAAGTCATTAATGTAGGCATAAATGGCCCAATGATGGGGATCATCCAGTATGG GGATGATCCAGTGACAGAGTTCAGTCTACGCCAGTTCTCTAGCTCCAAAGACCTCAAACCTGCTATTGACAAGATTATTCAGAAAGGCGGGCTCTCCAATGTGG GGACAGCCCTCTTTTACGTCAACAAGCATTTCTTCAGCGATGCTAATGGAAACCGAGGTGGGGCACCCAATGTTGTTGTGGTGCTGGTGGACGGCTGGCCTACAGACAAAGTGGAGGAGGCTTCAAGATTGGCACGGGAATCAGGCATCAATATCTTTTTTGTTACCATTGAAGGCCCAGATGACAGCGAGAAGCACAATGTGGTTGAGGCCAATTTTGTGGACAAG GCTGTGTGCAGGACCAATGGCTTCTTCTCACTGCCAGTGACCAGCTGGTTTGCTCTACGTAAGGCAGCACAGCCTCTGgtgaaacgtgtgtgtgatACAGACCGGCTCGTGTGCAGCAAGACATGCCTGAATGCCAATGACATCGCCTTTGTAATTGACGGCTCAAGCAGCGTAGGTACCGGCAACTTCCGTACTGTGCTGCAGTTCGTGGCCAACGTGACGCGTGAGTTCGAGATCTCCGACACGGATACACGTATTGGTGCTGTGCAGTACACTTATGAGCAGCGACTCGAGTTTGCCTTTGGCCAGCATAACACCAAGGCTGATGTCCTAAATGCCATTCGCCGCATCAATTACTGGAGTGGGGGTACTAGTACGGGTGCCGCCATCACTTATGCTGCTGAGAAGCTCTTCAGCAAGTCCAAGCCAAACAAGCGTAAGATCATGATTGTCATCACAGATGGGCGCTCCTATGATGATGTGCGTGCGCCCGCTCTGGCAGTGCACCACTCTG GTGTGATTGCTTACTCCATCGGCATTGCCTGGGCTGCACAGGATGAGCTAGAATACATCGCCACAGACCCAGACAAAGATCACTCCTTCTTTGTGGATGAGTTCGACAACCTCTATAAGTATGTGCCCAAGATCATACACAACATCTGCCACGAGTTTAACTCTCAGCCACGGAACTAA